In Ruminococcus sp. HUN007, a genomic segment contains:
- a CDS encoding sensor domain-containing diguanylate cyclase, producing MDFKDFVDKIEPMTCIISVEKLADGSYGNIRLAAGNKAYIDSIENPQHMSSSSMLHNKFIPGSPYEKYIPKDLNFEAACVQCAIQKKPYHTYIHPDRYNFWISMYMMPLASDDPNIGYCSYTQELTYDKSDDRMADLSADISSAVLKTTLKLKGAKDFKINMEQVVSEIRQICKADRCCVFLTDFKERKCSVLAKSVNEEIEVAELEYIINTKYKDFFSIVETWPATIAGSTCIIIKNSRDMEVLKERNPVWHESLVNDGVTSLVLFPLEYNEETLGYIWVANFEVENAMMIKEVLELTTQLIASEIANYQLVDKLKVMSSIDMLTGAYNRNAMNNRVDWMIKSNGKNSETLGVVFADLNGLKQRNDTEGHTAGDKLLKDAAEILKNEFPDGEIYRAGGDEFMIIDWESSCGELEKHVEKLRKDAEDLKNVSFAIGFCFEEGECDIRRAMRTADERMYADKESYYARFPERRRK from the coding sequence ATGGATTTTAAGGATTTTGTAGATAAAATTGAACCTATGACCTGTATTATTTCAGTGGAAAAGTTAGCTGACGGCAGTTACGGTAACATTCGTCTGGCTGCAGGAAACAAGGCATACATCGATTCCATTGAAAATCCTCAGCATATGTCATCGTCAAGCATGCTCCACAATAAATTTATTCCGGGGTCACCTTATGAAAAATATATTCCGAAAGATCTGAACTTCGAGGCAGCATGCGTTCAGTGTGCAATTCAGAAAAAGCCGTATCACACTTACATTCATCCGGACAGGTACAACTTCTGGATCTCCATGTACATGATGCCGCTTGCTTCTGATGATCCGAATATCGGTTACTGCAGTTATACACAGGAACTCACATACGACAAAAGTGATGACCGCATGGCCGATCTTTCTGCAGATATATCTTCAGCAGTGCTTAAAACAACTCTTAAGCTGAAGGGTGCAAAGGATTTTAAAATAAACATGGAACAGGTCGTTTCAGAGATCCGTCAGATCTGCAAGGCTGACAGGTGCTGCGTTTTCCTTACAGATTTTAAGGAGAGAAAGTGTTCCGTGCTTGCCAAGTCTGTTAATGAAGAAATTGAAGTAGCTGAACTGGAATATATCATCAATACCAAATATAAAGACTTTTTCAGCATCGTCGAAACATGGCCGGCTACGATTGCCGGCAGTACGTGTATTATCATCAAGAACAGCCGCGACATGGAAGTTCTTAAGGAACGTAATCCTGTGTGGCACGAATCACTTGTAAATGACGGCGTGACCAGTCTTGTGCTTTTCCCGCTTGAGTACAATGAAGAAACGCTCGGATATATCTGGGTGGCAAACTTTGAAGTGGAAAATGCAATGATGATAAAGGAAGTCCTTGAACTTACGACTCAGCTTATCGCTTCGGAAATAGCCAATTATCAGCTGGTCGATAAACTTAAGGTAATGAGCAGTATTGATATGCTTACAGGAGCATATAACCGTAATGCAATGAACAACCGTGTTGACTGGATGATAAAGAGCAATGGTAAAAATTCTGAAACTCTGGGTGTGGTTTTTGCCGATCTGAACGGACTTAAGCAGAGAAATGACACTGAAGGTCACACAGCAGGTGATAAACTTCTTAAAGATGCTGCAGAAATTCTTAAAAACGAATTTCCGGACGGCGAGATCTACCGTGCCGGCGGCGATGAGTTTATGATCATTGACTGGGAATCTTCCTGCGGGGAACTCGAAAAACATGTGGAAAAGCTCCGTAAAGATGCCGAAGATCTGAAAAATGTTAGTTTCGCGATAGGATTCTGCTTTGAAGAGGGAGAATG
- a CDS encoding glycoside hydrolase N-terminal domain-containing protein, with protein MNVLRRMLAFSAASCFLLTSSVVGGQWLAPEFITSDTAYAAQNFDYDEDLVMHYTSEAGTKNTDNCWDNSESFYRALPLGNGRIGAMVYGNCPTEWIDLNECTVWSAGPGSNDREGAAGYLKQVQDLIKQGKYADADGIVGSKMIGGGQAKYQKVGMLKLAMGHEKVSDYSRELDMNTAVASSSYTYQGKRYKRESFVSYPDQVMVTRITCESKGSVSMSVGYDGLLNGKTETDGSDTIVANGHGDDDLRTRGAVYYSARTKVINEGGTVSASGGKINVSGCDSVMILTSIRTNFIDSNTCNGDEKGDSAADMKKAEGKSWDELYENHLRDYQSLFKRVDIELGGDSAVTNAKTVESRISEFGKTNDPKMVETLFQYGRYLMISASRDSQAMNLQGIWNKYSSPAWGSKSTTNINYEMNYWPAFTTNLAECFTPFVEKAKALTVNGSKTAKTQYGIDEGWVLHHNTDIWNRTGPIDGSWGLWPVGGAWISNMLYDAYEFNQDEAYLADIYPVIEGSAKFLDRLMINQSFGGQEYRVISPGVSPELALPVSANHYVSAGVTMDNAITRELFEDVVDASRILGKSESSYSNYEKTLSLIKPPAAGKHGQLMEWAEDWDNPRETHRHISHIYGLFPGSEYSPTTNEEISAAAAQALKNRGDAGTGWSEAWKLNCWARLKDGEHAYNLVKLLISPVNGTESGRLYANLWDAHPPFQIDGNFGFTSGIAEMLLQSTNDEITLLPALPAAWSTGHANGLCARGNFEVSEMNWQNGRLTDVTIKSNSGKLCNLRYGNKTISFETEKGGEYHLSGLLSFTDKPVMLANAAKGRNVTASSGDASAAADGSDSTMWEAKGKLNGEWMTVDLGEKTDISRWAVKFGGVNGNSNYNSRDFRLQKSDDGTSWTDADIVYGNTKAVVSRNVSEFSARYVRLLLETSTQNNAGGIAVAEFEVWSEGDSAGTVSAYAQKLQAEDSDILTGGIRVEESGSGKCLGYIKSGSSLALADVDFGKGAGTFRVSASSAADGGKIEVRLGSPDGKLAGTCTIDPTGEWSAYKTFECTLENCRGTEDLYLVFTGSDGYLFNVDWYEFEGDASASKGDVNSDGTVTSADLMNLSTYMYGNRTAIDREQSDINDDGKVNIADFCLLKELILN; from the coding sequence ATGAATGTTTTAAGAAGAATGCTGGCTTTTTCGGCTGCATCCTGTTTCCTGCTTACTTCTTCGGTTGTGGGAGGACAGTGGCTTGCTCCGGAATTTATCACATCAGACACTGCTTATGCAGCGCAGAACTTTGACTATGACGAAGATCTGGTAATGCATTATACCAGCGAAGCCGGTACTAAAAATACCGACAACTGCTGGGATAACAGTGAATCATTCTACAGGGCGCTTCCTCTCGGAAACGGACGTATAGGTGCTATGGTATACGGCAACTGTCCGACCGAGTGGATCGATCTGAATGAATGCACGGTCTGGAGCGCCGGACCCGGTTCAAACGACAGGGAAGGAGCTGCCGGATATCTTAAACAGGTACAGGATCTGATAAAACAAGGCAAATACGCTGATGCGGACGGTATCGTCGGCTCTAAAATGATCGGAGGCGGACAGGCAAAATATCAGAAGGTGGGCATGTTAAAGCTTGCTATGGGTCACGAGAAAGTTTCTGACTACAGCCGTGAACTTGACATGAACACTGCGGTTGCCAGTTCATCATACACTTATCAGGGCAAAAGATATAAAAGGGAATCGTTTGTCAGCTACCCTGATCAGGTAATGGTAACAAGGATCACATGTGAAAGCAAAGGTTCCGTTTCCATGTCCGTCGGATATGACGGACTGCTCAACGGAAAGACTGAGACCGACGGAAGTGACACGATCGTAGCTAACGGACACGGTGATGATGATCTGCGTACAAGGGGCGCTGTTTATTACTCAGCAAGGACAAAAGTCATTAATGAAGGCGGCACAGTATCTGCTTCAGGAGGAAAAATCAACGTAAGCGGCTGCGACTCCGTAATGATACTTACTTCGATAAGAACGAATTTTATTGATTCAAATACATGTAACGGCGATGAAAAAGGTGATTCTGCGGCTGATATGAAAAAAGCTGAGGGCAAGTCATGGGATGAACTCTATGAAAATCACCTGAGAGATTATCAGTCGCTTTTCAAAAGAGTGGACATTGAACTCGGCGGCGACAGTGCTGTCACAAATGCCAAAACAGTCGAGAGCCGTATTAGCGAATTCGGTAAGACCAATGATCCGAAAATGGTAGAAACACTTTTCCAGTACGGACGTTATCTCATGATTAGCGCATCGCGTGATTCGCAGGCGATGAATCTTCAGGGAATATGGAACAAGTATTCGTCACCGGCGTGGGGCAGTAAGTCAACGACTAACATAAACTATGAAATGAACTACTGGCCTGCATTCACCACAAATCTTGCCGAGTGTTTTACTCCTTTCGTGGAAAAGGCAAAGGCTCTTACTGTAAACGGAAGCAAAACAGCGAAAACGCAGTACGGTATTGACGAAGGATGGGTGCTTCACCATAATACTGATATCTGGAACAGAACCGGCCCTATTGACGGATCATGGGGGCTCTGGCCTGTCGGCGGTGCATGGATATCGAACATGCTCTATGACGCATATGAATTTAATCAGGACGAGGCATATCTTGCTGATATTTATCCTGTAATTGAAGGAAGCGCAAAATTCCTTGACAGACTTATGATAAACCAGAGTTTCGGCGGTCAGGAATACAGGGTCATAAGTCCGGGCGTATCACCGGAACTTGCTCTTCCGGTAAGTGCAAACCACTATGTATCTGCCGGCGTTACAATGGATAATGCCATTACGCGAGAACTTTTTGAAGATGTTGTTGACGCTTCACGCATACTCGGTAAATCAGAATCAAGCTACAGTAATTATGAAAAGACGCTTTCACTGATAAAACCTCCGGCTGCCGGAAAACACGGTCAGCTTATGGAATGGGCTGAAGACTGGGACAATCCGCGTGAGACCCATCGACATATATCACACATTTACGGGCTTTTCCCGGGAAGCGAATACAGTCCGACTACAAATGAAGAAATATCTGCAGCTGCAGCACAGGCTCTGAAAAACCGCGGAGATGCCGGAACCGGATGGTCGGAAGCGTGGAAACTCAACTGCTGGGCAAGGCTTAAGGACGGCGAACATGCCTATAATCTTGTCAAGCTTCTTATCTCACCGGTCAACGGTACTGAAAGCGGAAGACTCTACGCAAACCTCTGGGATGCACATCCTCCTTTCCAGATAGACGGAAACTTCGGCTTTACTTCCGGTATTGCTGAAATGCTCCTGCAGAGCACAAATGATGAAATAACACTTCTCCCTGCACTTCCTGCAGCGTGGTCCACGGGACACGCAAACGGTCTCTGTGCACGCGGTAATTTTGAAGTTTCTGAAATGAACTGGCAGAACGGCAGACTGACGGATGTAACAATCAAATCGAATTCCGGTAAGCTGTGCAATCTCAGATACGGAAACAAAACCATCAGCTTTGAAACTGAAAAGGGCGGAGAGTATCACTTAAGCGGACTTCTTTCATTTACAGACAAGCCGGTTATGCTTGCGAATGCAGCGAAGGGCAGAAATGTTACTGCGTCTTCAGGTGACGCATCAGCAGCCGCAGACGGTTCTGATTCCACAATGTGGGAGGCTAAGGGAAAGCTTAACGGTGAGTGGATGACTGTTGATCTCGGCGAAAAGACCGATATAAGCCGCTGGGCTGTAAAATTCGGCGGAGTTAACGGAAACAGCAATTACAATTCAAGGGATTTCAGACTTCAGAAGAGTGATGACGGTACATCATGGACTGATGCAGATATTGTTTACGGAAATACAAAGGCGGTTGTGTCCAGAAATGTTTCTGAGTTTTCGGCGAGATATGTAAGACTTCTGCTTGAAACATCAACTCAGAACAATGCCGGCGGTATTGCTGTAGCTGAGTTTGAAGTATGGTCGGAAGGAGATTCTGCCGGAACTGTTTCCGCATATGCGCAGAAACTGCAGGCCGAGGACAGTGATATTCTGACCGGCGGCATACGTGTAGAGGAAAGCGGCAGCGGAAAATGTCTCGGGTATATAAAGAGCGGTTCCTCACTTGCTCTTGCTGATGTTGATTTCGGAAAAGGTGCAGGAACTTTCCGTGTCAGTGCATCTAGTGCAGCTGACGGAGGTAAAATAGAAGTACGTCTCGGAAGCCCGGACGGAAAACTGGCCGGAACATGCACCATCGATCCGACAGGCGAATGGTCGGCATATAAAACCTTCGAATGCACACTTGAAAACTGCCGCGGAACGGAAGACCTCTATCTTGTCTTTACCGGTTCTGACGGATATCTGTTCAACGTTGACTGGTATGAGTTTGAGGGAGATGCATCCGCTTCAAAAGGTGATGTTAATTCAGACGGAACGGTTACATCTGCCGATCTTATGAATCTCAGTACTTATATGTACGGAAACAGAACCGCGATAGACAGGGAACAGTCTGACATCAATGATGACGGTAAAGTAAATATAGCCGATTTCTGTCTGTTAAAAGAACTTATTCTTAATTAG
- a CDS encoding GGDEF domain-containing protein, with amino-acid sequence MEDTAIYISYAITEAFCICFALGIIVKSNKNVGTDLQMKHFRGMSMFFIMYLISDSWWALGQGGIIPFSRTLNKISSAAGLVSVSLLTLAWCIFVIYRIGNIKVRKMNVLKGIHYSAAAVDCILIIGSVFNDFYFYIDENDIYQLSPGYNVHLILIFFQLFGSGVFSFAQSFKNTQVKMKKEYRLPLLFIILPAAAAVLEGMLPLSPIVPLGTFLPIHLAFLEIQNSEIYSDALTGLNNRRSMELFLQDMIHNSSEDNFFCVYMIDVNDFKLVNDKFGHLAGDRALQLVAEAIHKISDSNRGFCARYGGDEFVLIMSKPDEDLQKTVQDEVNILRNACADLLPQISISAGFTICSSSSVTAAQLIAQADEKLYVQKEIYHGRKKAAEV; translated from the coding sequence GTGGAAGATACAGCTATTTATATTTCATACGCTATTACAGAAGCTTTCTGTATTTGTTTTGCACTGGGCATTATTGTAAAGTCGAACAAAAACGTTGGTACAGACCTTCAGATGAAACACTTCAGGGGAATGTCCATGTTTTTCATCATGTATCTCATCAGCGACAGCTGGTGGGCTCTTGGTCAGGGCGGGATAATTCCATTCAGCCGTACGCTGAATAAAATATCCAGTGCCGCGGGCCTTGTTTCTGTTTCGCTCCTTACACTGGCCTGGTGCATATTTGTTATATACCGTATAGGCAATATAAAAGTCAGAAAAATGAATGTGCTCAAGGGAATACACTATTCCGCTGCGGCTGTTGACTGTATTCTGATCATTGGTTCTGTTTTTAATGATTTCTATTTTTATATCGACGAAAACGATATTTATCAGCTTTCACCGGGATACAACGTACATCTTATACTGATCTTCTTCCAGCTTTTCGGAAGCGGGGTCTTTTCATTCGCACAGAGTTTCAAAAACACTCAGGTCAAAATGAAAAAGGAATACCGTCTGCCGCTGCTGTTTATCATACTTCCTGCTGCAGCTGCAGTACTTGAAGGAATGCTTCCTCTTTCTCCTATCGTACCGCTCGGTACTTTTCTTCCCATTCATCTTGCATTTCTCGAAATACAGAACAGTGAGATCTATTCCGACGCACTTACCGGACTCAATAACCGCAGAAGTATGGAACTCTTCCTTCAGGACATGATACACAACTCATCGGAAGACAATTTCTTCTGCGTATACATGATCGACGTCAACGACTTTAAACTGGTAAACGATAAATTCGGACATCTTGCGGGAGACAGAGCTCTTCAGCTTGTGGCGGAAGCCATTCATAAAATATCCGACTCAAACCGCGGCTTCTGTGCAAGGTACGGCGGAGATGAATTCGTACTTATTATGAGTAAACCTGATGAAGATCTTCAGAAAACAGTACAGGACGAAGTAAATATACTTCGTAATGCCTGTGCCGATCTTCTTCCACAGATCTCAATAAGCGCCGGATTTACGATATGCAGCTCTTCATCAGTTACAGCAGCACAGCTGATCGCCCAGGCTGATGAAAAGCTGTATGTACAGAAAGAAATATACCACGGACGAAAAAAGGCTGCGGAAGTATAA
- a CDS encoding ATP-grasp domain-containing protein produces MVVNGNADMNRILDSKADSCSYIREHELCPVPHMELITDAGDFERAYRIIKEQYGPSHHVCVKADRDEGGITYRRLYDEGAPKTFSGDIYFRSFAEDLKSREKFSPMVVMPYLDEPETSIDCMRTPGGLIAVPRRKIDTRITELRFDADLIETARKISEAVNIEYPYNIQLRPLDGRNVFMEINTRMAGGCYKAGLIGCNFPQLAVSYAFGDIIDTEKIISGFKNVMVGEVAAAVIV; encoded by the coding sequence GTGGTCGTAAACGGAAACGCTGATATGAACAGGATACTCGACAGCAAAGCTGATTCATGCAGTTATATTCGGGAACATGAACTCTGTCCAGTCCCGCACATGGAACTTATAACTGATGCAGGAGATTTTGAACGTGCATACAGAATAATAAAAGAACAATACGGGCCCTCACACCACGTATGCGTCAAAGCTGACCGTGACGAAGGCGGTATCACCTACCGCAGACTTTACGACGAAGGTGCTCCGAAGACTTTTTCCGGTGATATTTATTTTCGATCATTTGCGGAAGATCTGAAAAGCCGTGAAAAATTCTCACCTATGGTAGTAATGCCGTATCTTGATGAACCCGAAACAAGCATAGACTGCATGAGAACTCCCGGCGGTCTGATAGCTGTTCCAAGGCGCAAGATCGATACACGTATTACAGAGCTGCGCTTTGACGCTGACCTTATTGAAACGGCAAGGAAGATAAGTGAAGCAGTGAATATAGAATATCCGTACAATATTCAGCTTCGTCCTCTTGACGGCAGAAATGTTTTTATGGAAATAAATACACGAATGGCCGGCGGATGCTACAAGGCAGGTCTTATCGGATGCAATTTTCCTCAGCTTGCTGTAAGCTATGCATTCGGCGACATCATTGACACGGAAAAGATCATTTCAGGATTTAAAAATGTTATGGTCGGAGAGGTTGCCGCAGCAGTAATTGTTTGA
- a CDS encoding CotH kinase family protein translates to MKMQKCISIALTALLTAASFMPQASLSFYSADNISAEESADAAVAEREIGFSVPSGCYDSEMKVELSSKSGRTIVYTTDGSDPTKSSTAKVYSSAVTVTDRTNETNIWSMYDENENSDQSVSRQTGYKKPTYNVEKVTVIRAAVKNQDGSFGRVESETYIIKNGVLKQFDDIMVVSLVTDPDNLFSPDTGIYVTGKQYLEWRKSAQFDPKKSVWDTDNISNFFSKGKEWEREATFSVFRNGEEVIHQNVGIRIKGASTRNTPQKSFNIYAKSKYGPAKLEYPLIDGNTKISGKLIDKYDSVCLRAVGEDTRLRDGFASKLLAGRESLTTQDMQKCVVFLNGEYWGLYEMTEKFSDYFIQSNYKIEKENVAMIKNGEHEEGPDEETEKFINFADTYAKKDLTNEENYKAVCDYIDIDSMIDHYAAGIYLCTYDWPNHNSGVWRNIGPDIEGNPYSDGKWRFMSFDFDYSMGATYENFGGVEGYAYDSFRHMENMDNAKDEAPTNLFVALMKNKDFQKKFINVYCDLANEVLTPEKANAMADKYGQEYTEHIANSTVRWWGYFGGSKDSNLSYNREQFTGKTLPQIKNFFRERARYTLEDMEQYLGIKEKSQKITLKSGNGGKIRINSITPDSASGWTGSYYPEAPVTLTAIPDEGHSFTGWGGDITGTDTTVTVTLKQAMTIEATFGEKKSTDGDINSDGAFDVRDLLALQKYLLAGDETDIKDRKAADADDSGNINILDFINLKGRLI, encoded by the coding sequence ATGAAAATGCAAAAATGTATCAGTATTGCCTTGACCGCATTACTGACAGCCGCTTCCTTTATGCCGCAGGCGTCACTTTCTTTTTATTCTGCAGACAATATTTCAGCTGAAGAATCTGCTGATGCGGCTGTCGCAGAAAGAGAGATCGGCTTCTCGGTACCTTCGGGATGCTATGATTCTGAAATGAAAGTCGAGCTTTCTTCAAAATCAGGCAGGACTATCGTTTACACAACAGACGGAAGCGATCCGACAAAATCATCAACTGCAAAGGTGTACTCATCTGCAGTTACAGTTACCGACCGTACAAATGAGACTAATATCTGGAGTATGTATGATGAAAACGAAAACTCCGATCAGTCCGTATCAAGACAGACAGGATATAAAAAGCCGACCTACAATGTAGAAAAAGTTACGGTAATACGTGCTGCAGTCAAAAATCAGGACGGTTCATTCGGCAGAGTGGAAAGCGAGACATATATCATAAAAAACGGCGTTCTGAAGCAGTTTGATGATATAATGGTGGTTTCCCTCGTAACCGATCCGGATAACCTGTTTTCACCTGATACGGGTATTTATGTGACAGGAAAACAATATCTTGAGTGGAGAAAGAGTGCGCAGTTCGACCCGAAGAAAAGCGTATGGGATACTGACAATATATCGAACTTTTTCTCGAAGGGCAAGGAATGGGAACGTGAAGCGACATTCTCTGTTTTCAGAAACGGCGAAGAAGTGATCCACCAGAATGTCGGCATCCGCATAAAAGGTGCTTCCACAAGAAACACCCCGCAGAAGAGCTTCAATATATATGCGAAAAGCAAATACGGTCCTGCCAAGCTGGAATATCCGCTTATAGACGGAAACACAAAGATAAGCGGCAAGCTGATTGACAAGTATGATTCCGTCTGCTTAAGAGCTGTTGGTGAAGACACAAGACTTCGTGACGGATTTGCATCAAAGCTCCTTGCCGGCAGAGAATCCCTTACAACACAGGACATGCAGAAATGCGTTGTTTTTCTTAACGGCGAATACTGGGGACTCTATGAAATGACTGAGAAGTTCTCTGACTATTTCATTCAGTCCAATTATAAAATTGAAAAAGAGAACGTCGCCATGATAAAGAACGGCGAGCATGAAGAAGGTCCGGACGAGGAAACAGAAAAATTTATAAATTTCGCTGACACCTACGCGAAAAAAGATCTTACAAACGAAGAAAACTATAAGGCCGTCTGCGATTATATCGATATCGACAGTATGATAGACCACTATGCTGCCGGAATCTACCTCTGTACTTACGACTGGCCGAATCACAATTCCGGCGTATGGAGAAACATTGGTCCGGATATCGAAGGCAATCCGTACAGTGACGGCAAATGGCGCTTCATGTCATTCGACTTTGACTACAGCATGGGTGCGACATACGAAAATTTCGGTGGTGTCGAAGGATATGCATACGACAGCTTCAGGCACATGGAAAACATGGACAACGCAAAGGATGAAGCTCCGACTAATCTGTTCGTTGCCCTCATGAAAAACAAGGATTTCCAGAAGAAATTCATTAATGTTTACTGTGATCTGGCAAATGAGGTTCTTACTCCGGAAAAAGCAAATGCAATGGCTGATAAATATGGACAGGAATACACAGAACACATCGCAAACTCAACTGTACGCTGGTGGGGATATTTCGGCGGTTCAAAGGACAGCAATCTTTCCTACAACCGTGAACAGTTCACAGGAAAGACTCTGCCGCAGATAAAGAATTTCTTCCGTGAACGTGCCCGTTATACGCTGGAAGATATGGAACAGTATCTCGGTATAAAGGAAAAATCACAGAAAATCACGCTTAAATCCGGAAACGGCGGTAAGATACGCATAAATTCGATCACACCGGATTCAGCATCCGGCTGGACAGGCAGCTACTATCCGGAAGCTCCGGTAACACTGACAGCGATCCCGGATGAAGGACACTCATTCACAGGATGGGGCGGCGATATTACCGGAACTGATACAACTGTTACCGTTACGCTTAAACAGGCAATGACCATTGAAGCGACCTTCGGCGAAAAGAAAAGCACCGACGGTGACATAAACAGCGACGGCGCTTTTGATGTACGCGACCTTCTTGCCCTGCAGAAATATCTTCTCGCAGGCGATGAAACAGATATTAAGGACAGAAAAGCTGCTGACGCTGACGACAGCGGAAATATAAACATACTTGACTTTATCAATTTAAAAGGCAGGCTTATCTGA
- a CDS encoding Fic family protein: protein MLLDVLGNDVLSAAEIMERLTLRDRNSFRERYLEPALENGLIEMTIPDKPRSRNQRYRVR from the coding sequence ATGCTGCTGGATGTACTGGGGAATGATGTTTTATCTGCGGCAGAGATCATGGAACGCTTGACACTGCGGGACCGCAATTCATTCCGCGAAAGATATCTTGAACCGGCATTGGAAAACGGACTTATTGAGATGACTATTCCAGACAAACCGAGAAGCAGAAATCAGCGCTACAGGGTACGATGA
- a CDS encoding type II toxin-antitoxin system HicA family toxin: protein MTYSELKKILKKNGCSPIKEGANHEIWFSPKTGKKFTVGRHNTQEIPTGTLKSIMKSAGID, encoded by the coding sequence ATGACATACAGCGAACTTAAAAAGATCTTAAAAAAGAACGGATGTTCTCCGATCAAAGAAGGCGCAAACCATGAAATATGGTTCAGTCCTAAAACAGGCAAGAAGTTCACGGTAGGAAGACACAATACACAAGAAATTCCAACCGGAACACTCAAGTCAATAATGAAGTCAGCGGGGATCGATTGA
- a CDS encoding type II toxin-antitoxin system HicB family antitoxin: MAKYAYPAVFTAENNSYSVSFPDVEGCLTFGETIPEAIEMAEDALCLMLYDLEEEGSEIPKPSDAKELKVESNEFVTMIACDTVEYRKFYDNKAVKKTLTVPNWMNTLAEKAGINFSQVLQEALTQKLGL, translated from the coding sequence ATGGCTAAATATGCATATCCTGCAGTTTTTACTGCTGAAAACAATTCGTATTCTGTTAGCTTTCCGGATGTCGAAGGCTGTTTGACATTTGGTGAAACAATTCCGGAAGCAATTGAGATGGCCGAGGATGCTCTCTGTCTTATGCTTTACGATTTAGAAGAAGAAGGCAGCGAGATTCCGAAGCCTTCAGATGCTAAAGAACTCAAGGTCGAGAGCAACGAGTTTGTTACAATGATTGCATGCGATACCGTAGAATACAGAAAGTTTTACGATAACAAGGCTGTCAAAAAAACTCTGACTGTTCCGAACTGGATGAACACACTTGCTGAAAAAGCTGGAATAAACTTTTCCCAGGTTCTTCAGGAAGCACTCACTCAGAAACTTGGCTTATAA
- a CDS encoding phage holin family protein: MEKSLWEYLACAIGASIGFLYGDINGLFLALVALCTLDYITGVMVAIKRHKLNSKAGCTGIMKKIVIFMLVSVAHLIDANIVKDGNVFMSMTILYYACNEGISILENAKRLGLPVPKRLERILEQVRDENDDKEKKQNE; encoded by the coding sequence GTGGAAAAGTCACTCTGGGAATACCTCGCTTGTGCGATCGGTGCGTCAATCGGCTTTCTGTACGGTGATATCAACGGTCTTTTCCTTGCTCTTGTGGCACTCTGTACACTTGATTATATCACAGGTGTCATGGTAGCGATAAAGAGGCATAAACTGAACAGCAAAGCCGGATGCACCGGCATCATGAAAAAAATCGTGATCTTCATGCTCGTAAGCGTCGCCCATCTGATCGACGCAAACATCGTCAAAGACGGCAATGTCTTCATGAGTATGACGATCCTGTATTACGCTTGCAACGAGGGAATCAGCATTCTCGAAAACGCAAAGCGTCTCGGCCTCCCTGTCCCGAAAAGGTTAGAACGTATTCTTGAACAGGTGCGGGACGAAAACGACGATAAGGAAAAGAAACAAAATGAATGA